A single window of Leptospira neocaledonica DNA harbors:
- the whiG gene encoding RNA polymerase sigma factor WhiG produces MSKLFEKYNNTDETELWKSYRATKDQNIRSYLVEKYSPLVKHVAGRIAIGMPQNVEFDDLVSYGVFGLLDAIEKFDPDRQIKFKTYAMTRIRGSIFDELRSIDWIPRSIRQKAKQLEQIIGMLENKEGAHVEDEAIAKEMGISVEEFNSLLTKISGTSLVSLNDIWFLGDENDEVSFMETLESPMNMNPDTIIEKEEIKNVIVEAIKTLPDKEKKVIVLYYYEDLTLKEIGEVLEVTESRISQLHTRAVARLRSKLGKVKSVISKK; encoded by the coding sequence ATGTCCAAACTTTTCGAAAAATACAATAATACGGATGAAACCGAGCTTTGGAAGTCCTATAGGGCAACTAAAGACCAGAATATTCGCAGTTATCTTGTAGAAAAATATTCTCCTCTAGTCAAACATGTGGCTGGTCGTATCGCGATCGGTATGCCTCAGAACGTTGAGTTCGATGATCTAGTTTCCTACGGTGTGTTTGGTCTTTTAGATGCGATCGAAAAATTCGATCCGGATAGACAGATCAAATTTAAAACCTATGCGATGACTCGTATCAGAGGTTCTATCTTCGATGAACTTCGATCCATCGACTGGATTCCTCGCTCCATTCGCCAAAAAGCGAAACAGTTGGAGCAAATTATCGGGATGCTCGAGAACAAAGAAGGCGCTCATGTAGAAGATGAGGCGATCGCAAAAGAAATGGGAATCTCCGTCGAGGAATTTAACTCACTTCTTACTAAGATCAGCGGCACGTCACTCGTCTCTTTAAATGATATTTGGTTCCTTGGTGATGAGAACGACGAGGTTTCTTTCATGGAGACATTAGAATCTCCGATGAATATGAACCCGGACACAATCATCGAAAAAGAAGAGATTAAAAACGTGATCGTGGAAGCGATCAAGACCCTTCCGGACAAAGAAAAAAAAGTAATCGTTCTTTATTATTACGAAGATCTAACCTTAAAAGAGATCGGAGAAGTATTGGAAGTAACCGAATCTAGGATTTCCCAACTTCATACGAGAGCTGTCGCAAGGCTTCGTAGTAAATTAGGAAAGGTGAAATCGGTTATTAGTAAAAAATAA
- a CDS encoding MinD/ParA family protein translates to MDQATQLRKLTEGNTSLKLVSSTKPMTKIIAIASGKGGVGKSTISVNLAISMAKAGQKVLVFDGDLGLANVNVILGIIPKYNLYHVVKGHKSLKDIIIQAPEGVDIIAGASGYSQLANLNDTQRNNLIKGFADLDSYDYMIIDTGAGISSNVIGLTLPADDVIVVTTPEPTAITDSYGLIKAIVSQSRDKNLKMVVNRVRSAIEGKKVADRVIDISGQFLEVRVENLGFIFQDDEVEKSIREQKPYIIHSPKSKAAACLNRITYSLLNQEMDGGDDSGITGFFKKFFNFVDVREKQQSEEE, encoded by the coding sequence ATGGACCAAGCGACTCAGTTGCGGAAACTTACCGAGGGTAATACGAGTTTGAAACTCGTGTCTTCAACCAAACCTATGACTAAGATTATAGCGATCGCTTCCGGAAAGGGTGGGGTCGGTAAAAGTACTATCTCCGTAAACCTAGCCATTTCAATGGCTAAGGCGGGACAGAAGGTCCTTGTATTCGACGGAGATCTAGGACTTGCTAACGTGAATGTGATCTTAGGGATCATCCCTAAATACAATTTATATCACGTAGTCAAGGGACATAAAAGTTTAAAGGACATTATCATCCAAGCTCCGGAAGGAGTAGATATCATCGCGGGTGCTAGCGGGTATTCTCAACTTGCGAACCTGAACGATACCCAAAGAAATAATTTGATCAAAGGATTCGCTGATCTGGATTCCTATGATTATATGATCATAGATACCGGAGCGGGAATCAGCTCTAACGTAATCGGGCTTACACTTCCTGCGGACGATGTGATCGTAGTTACTACACCTGAGCCTACTGCAATCACAGATTCTTACGGATTGATCAAAGCAATTGTTTCCCAAAGTAGGGACAAAAATCTCAAGATGGTAGTGAACCGTGTACGTTCCGCTATCGAAGGGAAGAAGGTTGCCGATCGTGTGATCGATATTTCTGGCCAATTCTTAGAAGTACGAGTCGAAAATTTAGGATTTATCTTCCAAGACGACGAGGTCGAAAAAAGTATCCGGGAACAAAAGCCGTATATTATCCATTCGCCTAAGAGTAAAGCTGCAGCTTGTTTGAATCGGATCACATATTCTCTACTAAACCAAGAAATGGATGGTGGAGATGATTCCGGAATCACCGGCTTCTTCAAAAAATTCTTCAATTTCGTGGACGTTAGAGAAAAACAACAGAGCGAGGAAGAGTGA
- the flhF gene encoding flagellar biosynthesis protein FlhF, translating into MDFAKIRGKDLQDCLMQMKMKYGPEAHVIEHRILTEGGVFGTGLMARKIVEIQVGIPEKASSREKVEKKLQDLKELLKQKSTLGSEKRRSLEELPSWEERTSRPRVSSLPKELIEVTSEAIESEENLGLSFSKEFEPKFSRSVRKEQDSNILKMRDKLVREGMSEAYSEEIISQAEQRLSPLDRSRTVAVQEKIVEVLSERVQVEPDIFKGTRRGQRKVVFFVGPTGSGKTTSIAKLAAKYHLHMGKTVSLYTTDNYRIAAIEQLKRYADTMEMPFYAVKDLKRFQETLARDGSELILIDTAGYSHRNVDQLSKMYGYLSAFGERDNVENILVLSATSSYHHTHSVMKAYEPLGFRRILLTKLDEAEFLGGFLELADTLNKGFTHLSVGQEVPFDMIPAEKHQLAECAVNPEKIIEIRGEVFSA; encoded by the coding sequence ATGGATTTCGCAAAGATTAGGGGCAAGGATCTACAGGATTGCCTAATGCAGATGAAGATGAAGTATGGCCCTGAAGCCCATGTCATCGAACATAGAATTTTGACCGAAGGAGGGGTGTTTGGAACTGGACTCATGGCTCGCAAGATCGTGGAGATCCAAGTTGGTATCCCTGAAAAGGCAAGTTCCAGAGAGAAGGTGGAGAAAAAACTCCAAGACCTAAAAGAACTATTAAAACAGAAATCCACTTTGGGTTCCGAAAAAAGAAGAAGCCTGGAAGAATTGCCTAGCTGGGAAGAAAGAACTTCTCGCCCTAGAGTTTCCTCCTTGCCAAAGGAACTGATAGAAGTCACTTCGGAAGCCATCGAATCGGAGGAAAATTTAGGACTTTCTTTCTCGAAAGAATTCGAACCAAAATTTTCCAGATCGGTCCGTAAAGAGCAAGATTCTAATATCCTTAAAATGAGGGATAAGCTTGTTCGAGAAGGAATGAGCGAGGCATATTCGGAAGAAATTATTTCCCAAGCAGAACAGAGACTTTCTCCTTTGGATCGCTCCCGTACAGTTGCAGTTCAGGAAAAAATTGTAGAAGTTCTTTCTGAAAGAGTGCAGGTGGAGCCGGATATTTTTAAAGGAACCAGAAGAGGACAGAGAAAAGTAGTCTTCTTTGTGGGACCTACCGGCAGCGGAAAGACAACAAGTATCGCAAAACTAGCCGCTAAGTACCATCTTCATATGGGGAAAACAGTGTCCTTGTACACGACTGATAACTACAGGATCGCGGCAATCGAGCAGCTAAAACGCTACGCGGATACCATGGAAATGCCTTTTTATGCAGTAAAAGATCTGAAACGTTTTCAGGAGACCCTAGCAAGAGACGGATCGGAACTGATCTTGATAGATACTGCGGGTTATAGCCATCGTAATGTGGACCAGCTTAGCAAAATGTACGGATACTTGTCCGCATTCGGAGAAAGGGACAACGTTGAAAATATCCTTGTATTATCCGCCACATCTTCGTATCATCACACCCACTCCGTAATGAAAGCCTACGAACCCCTTGGATTCCGTAGAATTTTATTAACTAAACTGGACGAAGCGGAATTTTTGGGTGGATTTCTGGAACTAGCCGATACACTTAATAAGGGTTTTACCCATTTAAGTGTTGGCCAAGAAGTTCCCTTCGATATGATCCCAGCGGAAAAACACCAACTCGCTGAATGCGCAGTAAATCCGGAAAAAATCATCGAGATCCGTGGAGAAGTATTCTCCGCCTAA
- a CDS encoding flagellar biosynthesis protein FlhA — protein MDKKWYTQSDFILGAGAVAVVGMLVVPLPGFILDILILFSLALSLLIVLTSLSIKEPSEFSIFPSLLLITTIYRLALNVSTTRQILSKGPAVNSAIIDAFGSFIVGSESGLSKYVVGFIIFLILVIVQVLVITKGATRISEVAARFTLDALPGKQMAIDMELSTGNINEAEARSRRKKIEAEVDFYGSMDGASKFVQGDVRAGLIITAINLIGGVIIGASIRGESFISAIETYGKFTIGDGLVSQIPALLTTVATGIIVTRSGSESDLAKQFKTQLFANSKVLYVVAASMGLGAFIPGLPFIPMVLLSGGLAYLAYSLERTVQEQLEVLEKKEKEAVGDRKPRDYYDELRIEPIEIEFGYHLVPLVDASQGGTLMDQISNLRGKFARESGIVIPPIRILDNLEIPPDQFTIKINGVEVGSSTIRPEKLMAMPSAESQDLSSIEGESFLEPAYGRTAKWISADSKGDAESKGFIVVDSSTVIITYLRELLATHASSLLGREEVKKLLDHYRSQYPTLIQELEADKPGNLGMLQQVLQNLLREGLGIRNLVPILETVANKMSKYPNPYVLTEFVRQAISNTIVKDYMVDGKLQVIVVEGRVLDRLNKSLAQDRLEGRDILVLPPDFQRRLLESVADMNRRVQEGRGFPIYVVNREVRMPFAYFLAKEFPPRNFAVLALEEVHSSVPTVIAGELRIAQAQAAEPAEVV, from the coding sequence ATGGATAAGAAATGGTATACACAATCCGACTTCATCCTGGGTGCGGGAGCAGTTGCGGTCGTCGGAATGTTAGTCGTTCCTCTACCAGGATTTATTTTAGACATTCTGATTTTGTTCAGCTTGGCCTTAAGTTTGCTGATTGTTCTGACTTCTTTGTCTATCAAGGAACCGTCCGAGTTTTCCATTTTTCCAAGCTTATTACTCATCACAACGATCTATCGATTGGCACTGAACGTTTCTACTACGAGACAAATTTTATCTAAAGGTCCTGCGGTAAACAGTGCGATCATTGATGCGTTTGGTTCCTTCATCGTAGGAAGTGAATCCGGTTTAAGTAAGTATGTAGTCGGATTTATCATCTTCTTAATTTTAGTGATCGTTCAAGTACTCGTGATCACTAAAGGTGCGACCCGTATCTCCGAAGTGGCAGCAAGGTTCACATTGGATGCATTGCCTGGTAAACAGATGGCAATCGATATGGAACTTTCCACAGGAAATATAAATGAAGCGGAAGCAAGAAGCAGAAGAAAGAAGATAGAAGCCGAAGTGGACTTTTACGGTTCCATGGATGGAGCGAGTAAATTCGTTCAAGGGGACGTGAGAGCAGGACTTATTATTACTGCAATCAATTTGATCGGTGGTGTTATCATCGGTGCAAGTATTCGGGGAGAATCCTTTATATCTGCGATCGAAACCTACGGAAAGTTCACCATAGGTGACGGACTTGTTTCTCAGATCCCGGCACTTCTTACTACTGTTGCTACAGGTATAATCGTTACTCGCTCCGGATCGGAAAGTGATCTGGCAAAACAATTTAAGACCCAGCTATTCGCAAACTCCAAGGTTTTGTATGTGGTCGCGGCCTCCATGGGGCTTGGCGCATTTATTCCCGGTTTACCTTTTATTCCGATGGTACTTCTTTCTGGCGGACTTGCATATCTTGCATATTCTCTTGAAAGAACTGTACAAGAACAGCTCGAGGTTTTGGAGAAGAAGGAAAAAGAAGCGGTTGGAGATCGCAAACCTCGGGACTATTACGACGAACTTAGGATCGAGCCTATCGAGATCGAATTCGGATATCATCTGGTACCATTGGTGGATGCTTCTCAAGGTGGAACATTGATGGACCAAATTTCCAATTTAAGAGGAAAGTTTGCGCGTGAAAGTGGGATCGTCATTCCTCCGATTCGTATATTAGATAATTTAGAAATACCTCCGGATCAATTCACAATTAAGATCAATGGAGTGGAAGTCGGTTCCAGCACAATCCGTCCTGAAAAACTCATGGCAATGCCTTCCGCAGAAAGCCAGGATCTTTCTTCTATCGAAGGAGAATCTTTCCTAGAGCCTGCTTACGGAAGAACCGCAAAATGGATCTCCGCAGATTCCAAAGGAGACGCGGAGTCCAAAGGATTTATCGTGGTGGATTCTTCCACAGTTATCATCACATATCTAAGAGAATTACTTGCGACTCACGCTTCCAGTTTACTCGGAAGAGAAGAAGTCAAAAAACTTCTGGATCATTACAGATCTCAATATCCAACACTTATCCAAGAATTGGAAGCGGACAAGCCTGGAAATTTGGGAATGTTACAACAGGTTCTTCAAAATCTTCTCAGAGAGGGTCTGGGAATTCGCAACCTGGTCCCAATTTTGGAAACTGTCGCAAACAAGATGAGCAAATATCCGAATCCTTATGTTCTTACGGAATTCGTAAGACAGGCAATTTCCAATACGATCGTAAAAGATTATATGGTGGATGGAAAACTTCAGGTCATTGTGGTAGAAGGTCGAGTGCTCGACAGATTGAACAAGTCTCTCGCACAAGATCGTTTGGAAGGAAGGGATATTTTGGTACTTCCTCCGGATTTCCAAAGAAGACTTTTAGAATCCGTCGCAGATATGAATCGTAGGGTCCAAGAAGGAAGGGGGTTCCCGATCTATGTGGTGAATAGAGAAGTAAGAATGCCTTTCGCCTATTTCTTAGCGAAGGAATTCCCACCTAGGAATTTTGCGGTTCTTGCATTAGAAGAAGTACATTCTTCCGTTCCTACGGTAATCGCCGGTGAACTAAGAATAGCACAGGCCCAGGCGGCCGAACCCGCAGAAGTGGTTTAA
- a CDS encoding EscU/YscU/HrcU family type III secretion system export apparatus switch protein codes for MGSFWRKIREFFSKTVMLELQHRLHVRKLEFQHTIAYTQPIPATVPFRIDLQLFAAEDEGRTQPASERRRREEREKGNVPKSPEVASSIVLLAGIILMYLMGEYFFMRSYYLLRKYFFGIRSANVISSETVSALLNNALVDITQLLLPLMGITVVAAIVGNVVQTGFLFAPRALAFNFGRIRPNFKKVLPNRQTLFGLAKSLVKVAAIAWVSYFVIEKDFFKILMLGNMGLEESVALITYTAFKIFIVVGILLLAISIGDYFFQRYEYEEALKMTPSESKREMKEQDGDPSLQARRRQMARDQIKKSKMLAEVPKADVVITNPTHFAVALEYKPNKHRAPVVIAKGVDDFALRIIRVAKANDIVTVEDRPMARTLYDEVEIGQEVPAKFYTALSVIFTKLESFRKAFRNAS; via the coding sequence ATGGGATCCTTTTGGAGGAAGATACGGGAATTTTTCTCTAAGACTGTCATGTTGGAGCTTCAACATAGACTTCATGTGCGTAAGTTGGAATTCCAACATACGATTGCGTACACTCAGCCAATTCCTGCGACCGTTCCTTTCCGCATCGACCTCCAATTATTCGCCGCAGAAGACGAAGGTCGTACACAACCCGCTAGCGAAAGAAGAAGAAGGGAAGAAAGAGAAAAAGGGAATGTTCCTAAAAGTCCCGAAGTTGCATCTTCCATCGTGCTACTTGCAGGGATCATACTCATGTATCTCATGGGAGAATATTTTTTCATGAGATCTTATTATCTTTTGAGAAAATATTTTTTCGGAATACGTTCTGCGAATGTGATTAGTTCTGAAACAGTAAGTGCACTTTTGAATAATGCGCTTGTGGATATTACTCAGCTACTCCTTCCTTTAATGGGAATTACTGTGGTGGCTGCGATTGTAGGTAATGTTGTCCAAACAGGATTTTTATTCGCGCCTAGAGCTCTTGCATTCAATTTCGGAAGGATACGCCCGAATTTCAAAAAGGTACTTCCGAACCGACAGACCTTATTCGGGTTGGCTAAATCTCTAGTTAAAGTAGCTGCTATTGCCTGGGTTTCCTACTTTGTAATTGAGAAGGACTTCTTTAAGATCTTAATGCTTGGGAATATGGGTCTTGAAGAATCCGTGGCATTGATCACTTATACAGCATTCAAAATTTTTATAGTAGTAGGGATATTATTACTCGCGATCAGCATCGGGGATTACTTCTTCCAAAGATACGAATATGAAGAAGCGCTCAAAATGACTCCTTCCGAATCCAAAAGAGAAATGAAGGAACAAGATGGGGATCCTTCTTTACAAGCAAGAAGAAGGCAGATGGCTAGAGACCAGATCAAAAAAAGCAAAATGCTGGCAGAAGTTCCCAAGGCAGACGTGGTCATTACGAACCCGACTCACTTTGCTGTAGCATTGGAATATAAGCCCAACAAACACAGAGCACCTGTTGTGATCGCAAAGGGCGTGGATGATTTCGCATTACGTATTATTCGGGTAGCAAAAGCGAATGATATCGTTACAGTCGAGGATCGACCTATGGCAAGAACACTCTATGATGAGGTGGAAATTGGCCAGGAAGTTCCTGCTAAATTCTATACTGCACTTAGTGTGATCTTTACAAAACTCGAATCTTTCCGGAAAGCGTTCCGAAACGCTTCTTAA
- the fliR gene encoding flagellar biosynthetic protein FliR, which yields MEYFIGNFQVFLLILARIVGLLSVAPVFSFASISFPQRMTLGFLISVILFPVSASFVPPIPGNMTDYGLVVMAEVLIGVLMGFLVSLVFSSFQMAGEFFNVQLGFGYAEILDPISQTSLPVISTLKNMLGMLLFLSLGAYRFLFESLVYSFEKVQVLKLVPEIQDGLYKAMEEAIGAMFLVAFKISLPILGVLFLVTVSEALMGKAAPQLNILQLSFPIKIAIGLVVMILIVPFLITQMDNAFQLSFEKMNLMLKGWPN from the coding sequence ATGGAATACTTTATCGGAAATTTCCAAGTGTTTCTTCTGATCCTGGCAAGGATCGTGGGGCTTCTATCGGTGGCTCCTGTGTTCTCCTTTGCCTCGATTAGTTTTCCTCAAAGGATGACTCTTGGTTTTTTGATCTCCGTGATTCTATTTCCTGTAAGTGCCTCATTTGTTCCTCCGATTCCAGGCAATATGACTGATTACGGTCTAGTTGTGATGGCTGAGGTTCTGATCGGAGTCCTCATGGGATTTTTGGTAAGTTTGGTATTTTCCTCATTCCAGATGGCGGGAGAATTTTTTAACGTTCAGCTTGGTTTCGGGTATGCGGAGATCTTAGATCCGATTTCCCAAACAAGTCTTCCTGTGATCAGTACTTTAAAGAATATGTTAGGTATGCTTTTGTTTTTGTCTTTGGGAGCTTACCGTTTTCTTTTCGAAAGTTTGGTATATTCTTTTGAGAAGGTACAAGTTTTAAAACTTGTGCCAGAGATCCAAGACGGGCTTTACAAAGCGATGGAAGAAGCGATCGGTGCTATGTTCCTCGTCGCTTTCAAAATTTCCCTACCGATACTCGGAGTTCTATTCTTAGTCACAGTGTCAGAAGCCTTGATGGGTAAGGCAGCTCCTCAATTGAATATCTTACAGTTGAGTTTTCCGATCAAGATTGCGATCGGTCTTGTGGTAATGATTCTAATTGTTCCATTTTTGATCACTCAGATGGACAATGCATTCCAACTTTCTTTTGAGAAGATGAACCTAATGTTGAAAGGATGGCCAAACTAA
- the fliQ gene encoding flagellar biosynthesis protein FliQ, whose product MTEVDAITLIRDALFVTLKLSSPILLTAMVVGLIIGILQTTTSIQEPTIAFVPKLLSIFAVIVIFAGWMLQTMTDYTRDLFLMIEKF is encoded by the coding sequence ATGACGGAAGTAGATGCAATTACTCTGATACGAGACGCATTGTTTGTGACTCTCAAACTTTCTTCTCCCATTTTGCTGACTGCGATGGTGGTTGGACTTATTATCGGTATTTTACAAACCACAACTTCAATACAGGAGCCAACAATCGCTTTTGTTCCTAAGTTATTATCCATTTTTGCAGTGATCGTGATCTTTGCAGGTTGGATGCTCCAAACTATGACAGATTATACCAGGGATCTTTTCCTAATGATAGAGAAGTTTTAG
- the fliP gene encoding flagellar type III secretion system pore protein FliP (The bacterial flagellar biogenesis protein FliP forms a type III secretion system (T3SS)-type pore required for flagellar assembly.), translated as MRHKSVMWKILSGVLLFAVLILAIPEETFAQANAPRIPIPNLNINVNEAKGPRETSLSLMILFLVTILSLAPAIVMSLTSFTKIVIVLDFVRRALSIQNLPPNQVMVGLALFMTFFIMAPTLNIVYEKGLNPYMEGKIDTNEFFDKSMVPLREFMMRQIGTSGAKDVALFLKIGKVENVESFDDVPNYVLIPAFMLSEIKKAFWIGIIIFIPFIVVDLVVASALLSMGLNMLPPVMVSLPFKLILFVLVDGWNLIVYELVRSYK; from the coding sequence ATGAGACATAAATCGGTTATGTGGAAGATACTTTCTGGAGTGCTTCTTTTTGCCGTTTTGATCTTGGCGATTCCCGAGGAAACTTTTGCTCAGGCAAACGCACCTAGGATTCCTATTCCAAATCTGAATATCAATGTGAATGAGGCTAAAGGCCCGAGAGAAACAAGTCTTTCTCTCATGATCCTGTTTTTAGTGACCATTCTTTCTTTGGCTCCTGCCATCGTGATGTCTTTGACTTCTTTCACTAAGATAGTTATCGTTTTGGATTTTGTAAGAAGAGCACTTTCTATCCAGAACCTTCCGCCTAACCAGGTGATGGTGGGGCTCGCATTATTTATGACCTTTTTCATCATGGCGCCTACCTTGAATATCGTGTACGAGAAAGGTCTGAATCCGTACATGGAAGGTAAGATAGACACAAACGAATTTTTCGATAAGTCTATGGTCCCACTTAGAGAATTTATGATGAGACAAATCGGGACAAGCGGTGCCAAGGATGTGGCTTTGTTCTTAAAGATCGGAAAAGTGGAGAATGTGGAATCCTTCGACGATGTTCCGAATTACGTTCTCATTCCCGCGTTTATGCTTTCTGAGATCAAGAAGGCCTTTTGGATCGGGATTATCATATTTATTCCGTTTATCGTAGTGGACCTTGTAGTAGCTTCCGCACTTCTTTCTATGGGTTTGAATATGCTTCCTCCTGTGATGGTGAGTTTGCCGTTTAAATTGATCTTATTCGTTCTTGTGGATGGTTGGAATTTAATCGTCTACGAGCTCGTAAGGAGTTATAAATGA
- the fliO gene encoding flagellar biosynthetic protein FliO produces MSRIFQTIHSFFSGFGSLALAFGVFCILSGITGGLYSQGSEREQMDEVLKRELGTADKKAPESSATSAPKQEEKKEAATESAPNPVEERYKPVSDGPSLAGILFRIVLVLGILCGAAYWVLRTLAKSREGSLPVRGEMNLLGSLNLGTNKQLQIVEVTGQIFVLGVADNGINLISEITDTETKSRLQRMRDEFKPPEGGFLVTALEQLKDLNIRLTGKSEDEEQTLRQTPGERKEKQRKLKEKLDEIKKERNNLENGLFDLN; encoded by the coding sequence ATGAGCCGAATTTTTCAAACGATCCATTCGTTTTTTTCAGGATTCGGCTCCCTCGCTTTGGCGTTCGGAGTCTTTTGTATTTTATCGGGTATCACCGGGGGTTTGTATTCTCAAGGTTCCGAAAGAGAACAAATGGACGAAGTTCTCAAACGAGAATTGGGTACTGCTGATAAAAAAGCTCCTGAATCTTCGGCAACTTCTGCTCCTAAACAAGAGGAGAAGAAGGAAGCGGCTACTGAGTCTGCGCCGAACCCTGTGGAAGAAAGATACAAGCCTGTTTCGGATGGGCCAAGTCTTGCCGGGATTCTTTTTCGGATCGTTCTAGTACTCGGAATTCTTTGTGGAGCCGCTTATTGGGTTTTAAGGACTCTTGCAAAATCCAGAGAAGGTTCTCTTCCTGTTCGAGGAGAAATGAACCTTCTCGGAAGTCTGAACCTGGGCACGAACAAACAATTGCAGATCGTAGAAGTAACGGGGCAAATTTTCGTACTAGGTGTGGCGGATAACGGTATTAATCTTATTTCCGAAATTACGGACACGGAGACTAAGTCAAGGCTTCAGAGAATGAGAGACGAATTTAAACCTCCTGAAGGTGGATTTTTGGTCACTGCTTTGGAACAATTAAAGGATTTGAATATTCGTCTGACTGGAAAATCGGAAGATGAAGAACAGACTCTTCGCCAAACTCCGGGTGAAAGAAAAGAGAAACAGAGAAAACTCAAAGAGAAGTTAGACGAAATTAAGAAGGAAAGGAATAATCTGGAGAACGGATTATTCGATTTGAACTAG
- the fliN gene encoding flagellar motor switch protein FliN, with amino-acid sequence MGEGSLSQEEIDALLAGANDSFDPGSSMAAGGGSKEAAGLSPVDRDLLSDFLSHCFMTAGNTLAAILSKTSNFMNPTSEAKSRKDVEAELKSNTFLLYSTYSGNLNGRVVLAMGADNAARIANMMMGGFDSGGLDEGQLQTLRDSLTPIMGALQSQIAAKTGGGVNGSPAETRHVTSPAALVLPEGDPLVRTFFNLAIEGLPSFRVQFILSLSMANDILSLSKRSGGGGGGDYGGGGYQGGMGGGGISQVGMKGVSFPNLATASGAQGTPNLNLLMDVQMSVTVELGRTKMYIKDILGLGEGSIIELDKLAGEPVDLLVNGKLIAKGEVVVIDENFGVRVTDIVSPADRIKPESGGG; translated from the coding sequence ATGGGTGAAGGATCCCTTTCCCAGGAAGAAATAGACGCCCTTTTAGCGGGTGCAAATGATTCATTCGATCCAGGCAGCAGCATGGCTGCCGGAGGCGGATCCAAAGAAGCTGCCGGTCTTTCTCCGGTAGATAGGGACCTCCTGTCCGATTTTCTCTCCCATTGTTTTATGACTGCGGGAAATACCCTAGCAGCTATTCTTTCCAAAACTTCTAACTTCATGAATCCCACTTCTGAGGCGAAATCCCGGAAGGACGTGGAAGCGGAACTTAAGTCCAACACGTTTTTATTATATTCTACCTATTCGGGAAATCTGAACGGTAGAGTAGTGCTTGCGATGGGCGCGGACAATGCTGCTCGTATCGCGAATATGATGATGGGTGGCTTCGATTCAGGTGGTCTGGACGAAGGACAACTCCAAACTTTAAGAGATAGTTTGACTCCTATTATGGGAGCTTTGCAATCCCAGATCGCTGCCAAAACCGGTGGTGGAGTAAATGGTTCTCCTGCAGAGACAAGACATGTAACTTCGCCGGCTGCATTGGTGCTTCCAGAAGGTGATCCACTCGTGCGGACCTTCTTCAATTTAGCGATAGAAGGACTTCCTTCTTTCAGAGTTCAGTTCATTCTTTCTTTATCTATGGCGAATGATATTCTCTCTCTTTCTAAAAGGTCCGGAGGAGGAGGGGGAGGCGATTATGGTGGCGGTGGCTACCAAGGTGGAATGGGCGGCGGCGGAATTTCCCAAGTAGGAATGAAGGGAGTTTCTTTTCCGAACCTTGCTACTGCAAGCGGTGCCCAAGGCACTCCGAACCTGAACCTTCTTATGGACGTGCAGATGTCCGTGACTGTGGAACTCGGAAGAACTAAGATGTATATTAAAGATATCTTAGGTTTGGGAGAAGGTTCCATCATCGAGTTGGACAAGTTGGCAGGTGAACCTGTGGATCTTTTAGTAAACGGTAAGTTGATTGCAAAGGGAGAGGTCGTGGTCATCGACGAAAACTTCGGTGTGCGTGTAACGGATATCGTAAGTCCAGCCGATAGGATCAAGCCGGAGTCGGGAGGCGGATGA
- a CDS encoding DUF2283 domain-containing protein, producing MTHYPETDSIYIDLANRPSAETREVNTDLNIDLDAEGKLVGIDIHGNASQYVDLSSFQIETLET from the coding sequence ATTACCCATTACCCTGAAACTGATTCTATCTATATAGATTTAGCTAATCGTCCTTCTGCTGAAACGAGGGAAGTTAATACGGATCTAAATATAGATTTAGATGCAGAAGGGAAGCTTGTAGGGATCGATATCCATGGAAATGCATCTCAATACGTAGACCTTTCTTCTTTTCAGATCGAAACATTAGAAACCTAA